The window ATATACTGTCAAACATATCATTAGCAATATAATGCGTTGTAGGAGTACaaagtttaaaaaaaaggaaaaactaGTCTAGTTTTGATGGTCGTACCAAATTGATAAAATAGGAcatttttttaagatttaaaAATACTAAATAGTATACCTTTGtagattttaaaaatagtaTAGTAACCATTTTGTATGTtacttaaaaatagaaattttataaaatttttatttttgaaagtggatatcataatccactaacacaCTACTTCTATTCTACTACTTTTTTCTCCTTcctttttccttattttattcatttttctttttctctcattttacgaattcatctcttttactttactaattgtatATTAACATTCGCACCGTTTcaaaaggtttattttttaaagacgGAGGCAGTACTAGCCCATGAAATTATTTATTCGCACATAATCATCAAGCACTAGGTTTAGGATAGAAATCACGAGAGAGTGAAATTTTAATACTATGCGTGAAACTTCTCTTTATTAGAGAACAACTTGCAATACTttggcaaataatattttttatggacgattatttagataattatatgattaattgttttcatattaattaaaatagttaattgtttatttaaaatgcaaataaatcacttaaaataattaaaagaacAAAAACTGAACCTTAATTACAATAAAGtaacaatttaatacaaaaaatGTGTCACATTTAATTACACAAATAATCCCAATGTTTAATCATAACCTATACAATTTTATCTTCATTCATGGATCTCATTAGAAGAACATAataataattgtaataatgataataaaaacaatgtctcaTTCATCAAATTCTAGGTATGGTATTTATTCACGAAGACTGTGATCTGAAATCGAGTCCAATGTCCATGCCGTTGTAGGCAATCGGAGCATACATCCATAGATCATCAGAGCTCAACATCtgcataaaaaataattaaatgttagaaatcaaaacaaaaatcgTCTTTTTAAATTGACAAAACTCCTTAATTAATATCAGAATTAGGATTTTAACGATACCTTAATCTGGAGTTGCAAGAACTTCACATACTCAACCGCCTCTTCTAGCATTGTGCTGATGTCAACCTACAATAATAATGAGACTTTTCTTTTTAGAGTAATTTCCTTGAAAATgaagaatatatttttcaattctTACTTTAGTTCCATTTGGGACTAGGGTTTGCAAGATCCCGAGCCTCTCGTtgattctctctcttcttttctgCATGAGTCAATCAAACTCTATGTTTAGCTAATATACACTAATATATCTAATACTccgtatttttttattgtggctGTGAATTTTGCGACAAATAATTACATAACACAAAAAATTTACAATATGATATATAGCCAAGACATAAGGCCGACACTTAAATGTCCGTAACCATATTGTTTCATATATTCTCTCAATCCAAGTTTATAAGTTGATTTCATTTTCCAATCATATCGATCTAAACATGAATTTTGAAGTAACACAAGCTCAAAAATGTATTTCTACTTTGAACATACCCTAAAAATTAGacacaaataaaatcaataattaCAACAATTTATCTCTTTGTGAATAATTCACAAGTAAAAAAAGCCTCGTGGTTATGATTACCCTTGCATAGAGGCTTTGTGGATCGGTTGCAGAACCCCTACTCGCACGTGTTCTAGCGTTCGGGTTGGGGGGCCGTCTTCCGTTGGAGCTCGAGCACGATGTTGTTCCTATCAGCTCATTCGACTTATCTTCCAAACAGCAGTTACTTGATCTTGACATCTTCTGCCTGTGAAAGTGAAGCGCTGCACTTTTGTTACGATCTTCGTCGATGTTGTCAACCTTTCCACACTTGCTGCATTTCATTCTTCTCTGGTTGCTGATTGGAATCTGCCATTGCATCAAAtttaatgaaacaaaaatactAGTATGATCTCATAGTAACAAAATTGAGGTGCACTTACTTGACAAGGAATCAGACATCGTTTCTTGGACTCTTCTTCCCTTTGCACAGTACAGGAATCCATTGTGGTGAAATTGTTGTTAGGCAGAGGAGGATGATGAGAGAGATGAGTGGAAAATGGGAGATGATCAAAGCTACTAAATGAAGACATTGATGAATACATGAATGCGTTAGAAGAGTCGTCGTTTGGGAGAGAGCAGTTGCCTAGTAACTGTGCCATGAACTCAGCCTCCTCATGTGAACTCATTATTCCACCCCACTCTCCTTGAGGAATTTCTCCAAAGTCTTCCATATTCTAGAATGAATATCAGTTTTATGTTATGTATCTATATACAACTTGCTTTGATCACAAACTTGACGATCTATTTATACTCATAGGCCATTGCTACCTAATTAATGGTAaggtatatactccctccatccctaaaGAGTACGAACATTTGGTTCGGCAtgtgttttaatgcataattagaaaaataagagagagatagaacgaaaaagtttttaaagtattgttagtggagtaTGAGTTTCATCTCTATAAAGAGGAATGAGTTTCCAAAAtaagaaagttcatacttttcgggaccggactaaaaaggaaatagttcatacttttcagggacggatgaagtatataaTATATGTGGCATACAAATAGTTtataagaagaagaaaaatgaatttgaagaaatagACATGTGACAACTCAGAGGAATTTTGATTCAAGGCTTCAAGCAATAATAAAGAGAACTATGCAACCTTTGGGGCACCTATATTGTACATTGGTTAATTTTTTGatttatcaaagaaaaaaattaaaattataatacaattttatattaaatacttaattatatatactaatcaaagaatttggaattaaattaaattaaattattataactTCAACTTCAATTTCATAAAACTGCAAATATAACACAATTTCAATTCTACACTCTTACATATCAGGATATTTAAGTTCATGTTTCTCTATGCTTGTTAATACAATATCATATTTTACACACATACATAATTCAATAAACTAAGTCAAAGATGATAATCGACACAATATATTTAATAAACTGTTTTAACCAACTCTAATTGCAGCGTTGCCATGACTCTGACCTAATTAAATATCCCTATATATaattgatggggtgcgtactaaacaagcccaacagcaatgacggcccatcagcccaaagcccaaggaagagtatgagttcggtctcagtaagagttcggcctcagcctacagctcggtaagagccaaccaatcaagctctgctctcaggtcggcatcaagctctactctcagatcggcaaccaaagcagttcggtctcagtattcgaccgaacaaggagttagtggacccatacaggatttccacaacttccaacacacccactaccacgtggtgtcagctcaggccacgatcgtaggccatgacctacgctacatgcagggcctccatgacctccacgacatccacaaccatcattagtggtgatgcaagccacgatcttagttcaatgtataaatagaacttagatcggatagaaaaaggttttttaagctctagagataaaatacgatatagcaagtctgtgttgtaagctgtaatcccagatcaagcaatacaatcttgccctcccttcttcccgtggacgtagatttacttcagtaaatcgaaccacgtaaaatcatttgggtcgtgatctgtattttcctgcattcacaaacatcagaaattcgccgattcatcactggcgccgtctgtgggaaacagagaaccaaatctgtgataaagcgaatttttaaccctttttccaccacaagaaaaaaaatgcatgccagatcacataactcccgtgcctccgtccgtgatgaccatgaggaagctaatccagcagcccataggcctggaaagcagcctcgtgagaagtctgtctccagttctcacggtgaaggaacaagccactccagaagtcgtcgcaccgagtcttcccagcagcccgatttgaacgaggctgtcaagttgtttttggccgagaagcaggatgaattcttagcattcctgcaaacaggccaaaaaccgaagacgaaagcggtgaattctccttcctcatccaggcatgaaagtcactaccgcagtagtgccgtgtcttccaggaagaagaatcctcaaccccgacatgttcctgtttctcctcggcaccgaatcacaggagaactccttctcctccgtaccgaagagatgtcgggttcgccatgtacggagcattaaagactccgttctcggacgatatcatccgaactcctttgccgcggaactaccggacaccgtcaatgacttatgacgggctagtggatcctcatgacttcttgggatgctatcaatataatatggcgaaccagggtctcaatgaggtccatatgtgcaagctgttccccgagctgctcatcgggaacgccagaaggtggttcgacagccttcctcaaggcagcattagatcctaccgagatctgatggatgctttccacaggaggttctttcagaaagcggaagcccggaatacttcggctcagctgctttctatacgtcaaggtcgcgacgaaaagatcagcgacttcggcattccaaaatggaatcctgcccggagctctctacagaaagctcgtggaatgcagtccgcaaacagctcaagagatgtgggacattgcggaccagttctcccgagccgatgaggcagaccgtcgaaaacggtctttagacacctcatctagaggagacgaaaagaagcccgatcatagcgatcagaggcttcctcgccgaacaccttccccaccaaaggagggatagcggtcatccgaggtgatcgaaaaagagcaagtgtgttcgcagattgcgcttaaaagtgccgagcaatcagttcgacaccatcaagcatagcaatcacagcagccggagtcagaggcaggcgaaatgaccgaagtcacaccggagccgaactcaatggtgtacggcactgaagccgtgattccggtttagatcggcatacccagtccccgaactcaatttctcctcagaaatgaatggtgacggactgagagccgaactagatcttgccgaagaaagaagagaattggcctgcataaaagcagccaagtac is drawn from Salvia splendens isolate huo1 unplaced genomic scaffold, SspV2 ctg885, whole genome shotgun sequence and contains these coding sequences:
- the LOC121791727 gene encoding transcription factor bHLH84-like is translated as MEDFGEIPQGEWGGIMSSHEEAEFMAQLLGNCSLPNDDSSNAFMYSSMSSFSSFDHLPFSTHLSHHPPLPNNNFTTMDSCTVQREEESKKRCLIPCQIPISNQRRMKCSKCGKVDNIDEDRNKSAALHFHRQKMSRSSNCCLEDKSNELIGTTSCSSSNGRRPPNPNARTRASRGSATDPQSLYARKRRERINERLGILQTLVPNGTKVDISTMLEEAVEYVKFLQLQIKMLSSDDLWMYAPIAYNGMDIGLDFRSQSS